The Metasolibacillus fluoroglycofenilyticus genome segment TCGTTGATTTAGAGCGCAATGATTTAGGGAAAGTTAGCCGCTATGGCACTGTAGAAGTGGACGAATTCATGGTGATTGAACGCTATTCACATGTGATGCATATCGTGTCCAATGTGCGCGGCGAAATAGCGGATAACAAGACCAGTGCTGATGTGATTCGCGCGATGTTCCCAGGAGGCACGATTACAGGGGCACCGAAGATTCGCACAATGGAGATTATTGAAGAGCTTGAGCCAGTGCGCCGCGGCTTATATACAGGCTCAATTGGTTGGCTCGGCTTTAACGGAGATATGGAGCTAAATATCGTCATTCGCACAGCTTATATTAAGAATGAAACGGCGTATATTCAAGCGGGTGCGGGCATCGTTATTGATTCCGTACCAGAAAATGAATATATCGAATCGCTTACGAAAGCGAAGGCGATGTGGCAAGCTAAAGGAATGGCTGAAGGGGTGTTAAAATGATTTTAATGGTTGATAACTATGATTCATTTATTTATAACTTAGTGCAATATTTAGGTGAACTGGGAGAAGAGCTCATGGTTGTGCGTAATGATGTGATTACGCTTGCGGAAATTGAAGAACTTGCACCAAAAGTAATTGTTATTTCTCCGGGCCCTTGCACGCCAAATGAGGCGGGGGAGAGTTTGAATATTATTCGCCATTTCGCTGGAAAGATTCCGATTTTAGGTGTTTGTTTGGGGCATCAAGCGATTGCGCAGGCTTTTGGAGGCAATGTTATTCGTGCAGAGCGCCTAATGCATGGCAAAACATCACCTGTTTATCATAGCGGTGTAGGTTTGCATCGTAAAAATGCCAATCCTTTTGCGGCGACACGTTACCATTCACTAATCGTAGAAAAGCATTCATTGCCAGATTGTCTTGAGGTAACATCGTGGACAGAGGAAGGCGAAATCATGGGCTTGCGTCATAAGGAGCTTGCGGTGGAAGGTGTGCAATATCACCCAGAATCAATTATGACAGAGGATGGTAAGCAGCTACTCAAACAATTTTTAGAACTGTACTGCAAGGAGTGAGGTCGTATGATTTGCTGGATGAATGGTCAATATATAGGGGCAAATGAGCTGATGATATCGCCATTTGACCACGGTTTTTTATATGGCTTAGGCTTT includes the following:
- the pabA gene encoding aminodeoxychorismate/anthranilate synthase component II, with the protein product MILMVDNYDSFIYNLVQYLGELGEELMVVRNDVITLAEIEELAPKVIVISPGPCTPNEAGESLNIIRHFAGKIPILGVCLGHQAIAQAFGGNVIRAERLMHGKTSPVYHSGVGLHRKNANPFAATRYHSLIVEKHSLPDCLEVTSWTEEGEIMGLRHKELAVEGVQYHPESIMTEDGKQLLKQFLELYCKE